CCGGGCGGGGGTGGGCAGGTTCAGGTCCAGGCAGATTCTCCACGTCCGCGCCGGTGCCCGGGACGCGGACCAGTTCGGTGCCGAGCTTGTTCACCGGGTCGTGGTGCTTGAAGTACACCAGGGGCTCACCGCCGCCCGCGGGGAGGACGAGGGCGTTTCTCCTTGGTATCGCCGTCCGCGTAGGCCGTGCCGACCACGATGTCGAGGTCGCGGGACGCGGCGGTCCGGCGCAGCGCGTCGGCCGCCGCCGGCACCCGGTTCCGGGAGCGGAACGGCTGCTCGGGCAGCACGACGGCGCGCACCCCCTCGGGCAGCCGGTCGACCTGGCGCAGGTAGCCGTCGAGGAGCGCCCGCCCGGGTGGCGTGTCCAGGTCGGCGCCCACACCCGCTGCGTGCCGCCGCCCAGCGCGACGGCGACCACGACGGCGGCGACGAGCCCGGTGCGGGCACTGGCGCGGGCCACCGCGGCGACGACGGCGAAGGGGACCAGCAGCACCAGGAACTCCACGCCCCACATGCCGGTCAGCGCCGCGGTCTGCAGGACCACCGGCCAGTCGGCGACGTCGTTGGCGGAGGTGCTGGCCAGGCCCATCGGACTGGCGACGCCGACCACGTACAGCAGCCCGGTCCAGGTGACGGGGCCGGCGAGCGCCGCCACCAGCAGGCGGTCCCGTGCGAGTTGCCGGTGGAACACCCACACGGCCAGCGCGAACAGCAGCGCCAGTCAGGCGTTGACCACGGCCCCGGACGGCCACATCGGCAGGTCGTGCGAGCGCAGTTGCCACGGCCGGCTGTTCGCCGTGCCGAGGAGCCGCGCCAGGAAGGCCGTGGCGACGGCGGGTGCGGCGGTGGTGCGCGTGGTGGCCAGCAGCACCGGCAGCGGTGCGAGCCAGGTCAGCGCCGGGATCGGGCCAGACCCGTGCCGAGGTGGAACAGGACCGCGGACGCGGCCGCGGCCACTGCTAACAGGGGTGGTTCACGCTTCGAGCCCATCGAGGATCCTCCTGGTCGTCCGCTTGCACAGGGCGCGGAACCCCGGTTCCGGCAGGGCGACGCGTCCGCCGAGGTACCGCTGCACCAGGACGACGACGGGCATGGTCAGGGCAAGGACGACCTCCATCAGGTCGTCCCGCTTCAGCACGCCGTCGCGCATCGCGTCCTCGACGGCCGCCAGCGCCAGCGCGAACGCGGGCGAGCCGCCGTCGCGGAACCCGTCCGGGAACCGCAGCGCGTTCGACCGCCGCTCGGCGACCAGGAACAGGTAGAGGTTCGGCCTGCCCAGCGCGAAGTCGAGGAAGTGGTCGGCGAGCCGGTCGAACCGGCTGCGGAAGTCCCGGGGGTCCGGCACGTCGCTGACCCCGACCGCCGCCGCCACGCGCCGCATCGTGACGGCTTCGGCGCCCTCGCTCTCCAGGATCGCCAGTGCCGCCGCGGCGATGCGCGCCGCCGTGCCTGTCGTCATGTTTACAGCGTGCACGTGTGCCCGGCGGCCCTGACGGGGCAACTGTGGGGTCGTTCCCCGATTCGTCGGGGGGTGCCAGGGCCGCAGGCTTGGCGGCATGACGGAGACGGCGGAACAGTGGGCGGCCCGGCTGTTCCTGGTGGAGTGCTACCTGCCCGGCGCGGATCCCGACGAGGTGGCCGGCGCGGTGCGCGGCGTGCTCGTCGCGGGGTTGGGGGCGGTCGAGCTGGCGTGCTGCCTGGCGATACCGGGCGATGACAGCTACTTCTGCCTGCTCACCGGGAACGCGCCGGGCGAGCTGGAGACCGCCTTTCGCGGGGCGGGGGTGCCCTTCGAGCGGATCGTCGAGGTCAACCGGGTGCCGCTCGCGCCGACGGGGGCGGTACTGCCACAGCAGGGGGAGAGATGCGCAGTTCGGAGAGCCTGACCGTCCCGATCGAGCTGGACCGCACCGGGCGTCGCCCGCTGCAGGAGCAGTTGGCGGAGCAGTTGGCGGCCGCGGTGGACCGCGGTCTGCTCGACCACGGCTGCCGGCTGCCCTCGACGCGGACGCTGGCCGAGCGCCTCCACGTCTCGCGTGGGGTGGCGCTGGCCGCTTACGAGATCCTCTACGCCCGCGGCTACCTGGAGGGGCGGCACGGCTCGGGCAGCTACGTCGCCCGCCGCCCGGCGGGTCTGCCCACGCCCTGCGCGCCACCGGCCGCCGGCGCCGACCGCGTGGACTGCACGCCGGGCCAGGCGACTGGGGAGGGCTTCCCGCTGGCCGCGTGGCGCGCGGCGTGGCGGCACGCCAGCTTTCAGCCGCCGCCCGTGAGCGACCTGCCCCGCGGCGGCCTGCCGGAGCTGCGCCGGGCCGTGGCCGGGCACCTGCGGCGCACCCGCGGCCTGGTGTGCGGCGAGCACCAGGTGTTGATCACTGCGGGGTTGCCGCACGGGCTGCGGCTGGCACTGGACGCGCTGGGCCGCCCCGGCGGGCGCGTCGCCGTCCAGGACCCGGCCCCGCCGGTGCTGCGGCAGGTGGTCGGCGACGGCGGCCACCCGGTCGTGGCGCTGCCGGTGGACCGCGACGGCTCCTGGACCGGGACGGTGCCGCCCGCCTGCGCGGCGGTGGTCGTCTCACCGGACGGGGTGGCGCCGCACGGCGCGGTGGTGTCGGCGCTGCGCCGCCAGCAGCTGGCCGACTGGGCCCGTCGCGAGGACGGCCAGCTGCTGGTGGAGGTGGTGGGCGACCACGTCGCGCCGCGCGCCGCGCCGCTGCCCCGGCTGCTGCACCTGGCCGGCCCGCGCACCGCGCTGGTGGGGGACTTCCGCGCCCTGTTCGCGCCGTCGCTGCGCGTCGGCTACGCGCTGCTGCACCGCGACCTGCTCGGCAACCTCGACCGGGCGCCGCGCCGGGACGACGAGCAGCCGTCCCACGTGGCCCAGTCGGCCATGGCGCACCTGCTGGACGGCGGGCACGTCGTGCGCCGCGTGCACCAGCTCGGGCGCCTGTTCGAGCGCAAGGACGCGCTGGTGCGCGCCGCGCTCACGTCCCTGGCGCCCGCGGTCCGCCCGGCGCCGGCGGGCGCGCCCGGCGTGGTCGTGGCGCACCTGCCCGACCGGCTCGACGCCGAGCGGGTGCGCGTGGAACTGCTCGGGCGCGGCGTGGTGGTGCCCACGCTCGCCTCCTACCACCTGCCCGGGCGACCGGCGGGCAACGGGCTGGTGCTCGGGCACGGCCACCTGCCCGAGCGGGCGCTGCGCACGGCGCTGGACGAGCTGATCGCCGTGCTGAGCGCCGAGCACACCGCCGCCGACCGGGCGATCGGCCTGTGAAGCGCAGGCCCGGGGATTCCCGCGCGATCCGCGCGGTGCACGCACAACGACAAGGGGAGGGAAAGTCGATGAACATCCGCAAGGGGGTCGCCGGCGCCGCGCTGACGCTGGCCACCGTCGCACCCGCCGTCACGGCGGGCGAGGCATCGGCCGCGGCCGCGTGGATGACGGCCTACGGTTCCTACACCGCCGTCTACGACCAGTGGCACACCACCATGGGCGAGTCGTCCTGGGAGGACATCTACGTGTCCTGCCAGACGCACGGTCCCGGCGGGGTCTGGGGCACCCAGCTCTACCTGTGGGCCTGGGTGCCCAACGCCACCGCCTCGGGCGGCCTGTGGGGCTACGTGGACTCGCGCAACGTCAACAACTACAACCAGAACGGCATTGCGGGCATCTCGTGGTGCACGTACGGCAGCGGCAGTGGCGGGGGCTCCGGTGAGGGTGGTGGCAGCCCTTGGAGCACCGACGCGGTCGCGGCTCGCGACGACGACGGTGAGGGCGGTGGCAGCCCCTGGGGAACCGACGCCGTCCCCACTCGCGGGGGTGGCGTGGGCGGCGGCAGCCCCTGGGGCACCGACGTGATCGCCGCCGGTCGCGAGGACGACGGCGGCGGCGAAGGTGGCGGCAGCCCCTGGTGAGCCGTCGCCGGTGGCCCACCCCTGGTGGGCCACCGGCGAGCCGCCGCGCGTGAGCGGCGGTCCGGGTGGCACGAGACCGGGTGGCGCAGGAGACGAGGCCGGTGCCCGGCGGGCACCGGCCTCGTCTCGTCCTCGCTCACCCCTCCGGGTCACCCCGGCGCAGCTCGCGGCGCGCGTCCGAGAGGGACCGCGCCAGCTTCGGCAGCCTGCTCGCGCCGAACAGCAGCACGAGCACCAGCAGGATCAGCAGGACCTCCATCGTCCCCAGCGGCACGGCGCGCTCCTCTCACGGTCATCCCGACACGACTCTCACGACAGCGGCACGGTGTCGGTGTGCACCAAGCGGGTGGCCGCGAGGCCGCCGCTGCCGTCCCGGTGCACCTCGAACTCCTCGACGACCAGCCGCAGCGCACCGGTCCAGGTGGGCAGCGACACCGTGCCCGACCAGGTCAGCACGCCCCCGCTGGTGACCGGGGTGCTCATCGTGGTCGCGAACCCGGCGCCGGCCGGCTGCCAGCGCAGCACCGGGTCGGTCACACCGGCCAGCTCCCGTTCGACGCTCACCCAGACCTCGTTGAGCCGACCCGACTGGGTGACCGTCGCACCCGGTCCGCTCACCTGCACGGCGCGGGTGGCGCCGCTGCCGGTCACCACCACCGAACGGTCCGGCGCGAGCTGCGCGAAGTCGGCGGTGACCACCGAGGACAGGTGGCAGCCCGCCACCGACATGGGCTGGAACCGGGCCAGCGCCAGCCGCACGAACGGGAAGTAGCCCTCCAGCGGCGTCTCGCCCTGCCGGGTGACGCGGATGTCGCAGTACCACAGGCCGCGCCCGGCGTCGTAGGCCACGTCGTGCGCGGCCAGCTTCAGCTCGGTGCCCGGGAACTCGGGCACTGTCATGCCCGTGCCGAAGTGGGTGGCCAGCGGGAACGAGTCCTGGAGCACGTCGTCGGCCACCGAGGCGCCGTGCTGCGCCGGGTCGTTGCCCCACGTCGTCACCGCGCCGCGCAGGTGCTGCGGCACGTCGGTGGCCGGGTCCGGCCACAGCAGCACGGCCAGCTTCTCGCCGTCGCCGCTGGACCACCACGGCCGGTCCAGGTACACCCGCAGCCCGCCGCCGCGCCGCGCGCTCCGCCCCGGCGCGGGGTTCTCCCACCGGAAGATCGGCACCACCTGGCGGACCTTCGGCGCCGCGGGCCGGGCCGTGCTGCGGACGTCCTCCTCGACGACCGCAGCCGCGCTGCGCGTGGTCGGCCGGACGAACGCCACCTCCAGGGTGCGCGGCGAGGTGAGCCGCCCGCGCGCGGTGCGCTCGAACGTGCCGGTGGTCGCGTCGGTCACCACGTAGTCGCCGGTGGTGGCGTCCGCCGCGGTGGCACCGGGCGGTGCGGGCTGGTACTCCAGCCGGGTGGCCCGGTCCACCAGGGTCAGGTGGGCGGGGTCGACCGGCACGCCGAGGCTGTGCCGGTCGCCGCTGAAGGCGACCTCCCGGTGCTCCCGGAAGAACTCGCTGAAGCGGGTGACCGCCCGCGCCTCGTACCGCACCCGGCGGTACCGGGTGTCGCCGAACTCGTGCCGCCCCTGGAACGCCATGGCCTCGGTGGCGGGCGCCGGACCGTGCACGGGCTCCACCCGCACGGTGAACGGGGCGGCGCGGAACTCGCGCGGCGTCACCGGGTCGGGGCCGCCGTCGTCGACCGGCATCAGCCACCGGGCGGTGAACTCGACGCTGCCGGTGCTCTTGCGGCTGATCTGCATGCTCGACCCCACCAGCGCGTGGGTGGAGCCGACCCGGCCCTCGGTGGGCCGGGTGACCGCGACCCCGCTCAGGTCGGGGGCCGCCAGCGGCGTGCGCACCGCGTGCACCAGCGTGACCGTGCGGGCGGG
This region of Saccharothrix longispora genomic DNA includes:
- a CDS encoding TetR/AcrR family transcriptional regulator, whose translation is MTTGTAARIAAAALAILESEGAEAVTMRRVAAAVGVSDVPDPRDFRSRFDRLADHFLDFALGRPNLYLFLVAERRSNALRFPDGFRDGGSPAFALALAAVEDAMRDGVLKRDDLMEVVLALTMPVVVLVQRYLGGRVALPEPGFRALCKRTTRRILDGLEA
- a CDS encoding aminotransferase-like domain-containing protein — protein: MRSSESLTVPIELDRTGRRPLQEQLAEQLAAAVDRGLLDHGCRLPSTRTLAERLHVSRGVALAAYEILYARGYLEGRHGSGSYVARRPAGLPTPCAPPAAGADRVDCTPGQATGEGFPLAAWRAAWRHASFQPPPVSDLPRGGLPELRRAVAGHLRRTRGLVCGEHQVLITAGLPHGLRLALDALGRPGGRVAVQDPAPPVLRQVVGDGGHPVVALPVDRDGSWTGTVPPACAAVVVSPDGVAPHGAVVSALRRQQLADWARREDGQLLVEVVGDHVAPRAAPLPRLLHLAGPRTALVGDFRALFAPSLRVGYALLHRDLLGNLDRAPRRDDEQPSHVAQSAMAHLLDGGHVVRRVHQLGRLFERKDALVRAALTSLAPAVRPAPAGAPGVVVAHLPDRLDAERVRVELLGRGVVVPTLASYHLPGRPAGNGLVLGHGHLPERALRTALDELIAVLSAEHTAADRAIGL
- a CDS encoding twin-arginine translocase TatA/TatE family subunit, translated to MPLGTMEVLLILLVLVLLFGASRLPKLARSLSDARRELRRGDPEG